A portion of the Vicia villosa cultivar HV-30 ecotype Madison, WI unplaced genomic scaffold, Vvil1.0 ctg.000758F_1_1, whole genome shotgun sequence genome contains these proteins:
- the LOC131630983 gene encoding uncharacterized protein LOC131630983 isoform X1: MEVAIELDDDLFFANLSKEIALLIMDEDEDPLVSQPQNSLQFNFQAFSRAIHPPPQFDIFYEQALMRRESKGTGVFIPQATQPRRKNKKGRSNSYSKYPKQSQGTRMDSQVHNKNSLKQ; the protein is encoded by the exons atggaagtTGCTATTGAATTGGATGATGATTTATTTTTTGCAAATTTGAGCAAAGAAATTGCTCTCTTAATtatggatgaagatgaagatcctCTTGTTTCTCAACCTCAAAACTCTCTTCAG TTTAATTTTCAGGCTTTTTCTAGAGCAATTCATCCTCCTCCACAGTTTGATATCTTCTATGAGCAAGCTTTGATGAGAAGAGAAAGCAAAGGAACAGGAGTGTTTATTCCACAAGCAACACAGCCAAGAAGGAAGAACAAGAAAGGAAGATCTAATTCATACTCAAAATATCCAAAACAATCTCAAGGCACAAGAATGGATTCTCAAGTTCATAACAAGAATTCTTTGAAACAGTGA
- the LOC131630983 gene encoding uncharacterized protein LOC131630983 isoform X2, producing MEVAIELDDDLFFANLSKEIALLIMDEDEDPLVSQPQNSLQAFSRAIHPPPQFDIFYEQALMRRESKGTGVFIPQATQPRRKNKKGRSNSYSKYPKQSQGTRMDSQVHNKNSLKQ from the exons atggaagtTGCTATTGAATTGGATGATGATTTATTTTTTGCAAATTTGAGCAAAGAAATTGCTCTCTTAATtatggatgaagatgaagatcctCTTGTTTCTCAACCTCAAAACTCTCTTCAG GCTTTTTCTAGAGCAATTCATCCTCCTCCACAGTTTGATATCTTCTATGAGCAAGCTTTGATGAGAAGAGAAAGCAAAGGAACAGGAGTGTTTATTCCACAAGCAACACAGCCAAGAAGGAAGAACAAGAAAGGAAGATCTAATTCATACTCAAAATATCCAAAACAATCTCAAGGCACAAGAATGGATTCTCAAGTTCATAACAAGAATTCTTTGAAACAGTGA